In the Aristaeella hokkaidonensis genome, GAAATAGCTGGTGGAGATGGTCACGCCCCACTTCACCGTACCGCTGTCCGGCTGGATTTCCTCCGCCAGGATGCGGAACAGCGCCGTCTGGGCCTGTTCGTTGCCCACCAGGGCGATCTTCTGGCCCTTGGTCACCAGGAAGGAAACGTCCTTCAGCAGCTGCACGCCGTCCTGCGTATAGTTCAGGTCCGTCACCTGCAGGATGTCCTTGCCCGCTTCCCGGTCAGGGGTGAAAGCAACCCAGGGATAGCGGCGGCTGGAAGCCGGCATCTGTTCGATGGTCAGCTGATCCAGCAGCTTGCGGCGGCTGGTGGCCTGCTTGGCCTTGGACTTGTTGGAGGAGAACCGCTGGATGAAAGCCTGCAGTTCACGGATCTTATCCTCGCGGCGCTTCTTCTGGTCGTTCATCAGGGCCTGCATGATCTTGCTGGATTCGTACCAGAAGTCATAGTTGCCCACGTACAGCTTCACCTGGTTATAGTCGATATCCACAATGTGGGTACACACGTTGTTCAGGAACCACCGGTCATGGCTGACCACGATCAGGGTGCCGGGGAAATCCATCAGGAAATCTTCCAGCCAGGCCACGGAACGGTTGTCCAGGTTGTTGGTCGGTTCGTCCAGCAGCAGGATGTCCGGATTGCCGAACAGCGCCTGCGCCAGCAGCACCTTGAATTTATCGCCTGCCTGCAGCTCGGACATGAGCATCGTATGCTCTTCCGCCGGAATGCCCAGGCCGGTCAGCAGCGTGGCCGCGTCGCTTTCCGCGTTCCAGCCGTCCATCTCGGCAAATTCGCCTTCCAGCTCAGCCGCCTTT is a window encoding:
- a CDS encoding ABC-F family ATP-binding cassette domain-containing protein; translation: MITVSNVSLTFGGQKLFSGADLKFLPGNCYGIIGANGAGKSTFLRILSGELEPTTGSVTIPPTERMSTLKQDHFMYDAYPVLDTVIMGNQRLYDIMKEKDALYAKPDFSEADGEKAAELEGEFAEMDGWNAESDAATLLTGLGIPAEEHTMLMSELQAGDKFKVLLAQALFGNPDILLLDEPTNNLDNRSVAWLEDFLMDFPGTLIVVSHDRWFLNNVCTHIVDIDYNQVKLYVGNYDFWYESSKIMQALMNDQKKRREDKIRELQAFIQRFSSNKSKAKQATSRRKLLDQLTIEQMPASSRRYPWVAFTPDREAGKDILQVTDLNYTQDGVQLLKDVSFLVTKGQKIALVGNEQAQTALFRILAEEIQPDSGTVKWGVTISTSYFPKDNSKYFDGCDLTMMQWFAQYSPEQLETYMRGFLGRMLFSGDDVYKPVNVLSGGEKVRCMLSRMMLSGANFLMLDQPTNHLDLESITAVNNGLINFPGNVIFTSQDHQFISTVADRIIEIKPDGTIADYLCNYEEYLEKTKETFTQDK